actggcCCTAAATATAGACCTCCTCTATTCCGAATTCCTCGCTAGCCAAAGATGGAGAGCAAGAATTGCTCTCTAGACTATGCACAAGATATAGAAAATATGTTGGAGAATAGAAAGATATAGAAAATAATTTTTACTCAAATAGCTCTCTAAATGATGATTTAGAGAGTAGATTTTAGAAAGGCTCTTGGAGATACTCTTACTTGATAAAAGGCATCTGTGGTAGCTTTGTCAATTCTAAATATGTCCCGGGCAATCATTCGACACCCATACAATGTGTTTATCTGATTTTGTAGCGATGAGTGTTTATGTATATGAGCGTCGGGTGATATTTAATTCTTCACCACCCTTATGCCACCCTTATGGAAGGCACCCCAATCCAGTTATAACTGGGATAGGATTTGTCACTACTAGGGCATTTGGCCTACTGGGATGGCAAAAAATATAGTTATGTTTCCATACCATACTTGCAAAGAAAAGTTATGGCTAAATAAGGTAAATTTGGAAGGTTTGCAAATTTATAGTATGAAATGTCCACTATTATGCAGAGGAAAAATTGTTATGCGTAAGATAACAGTTTTAGTTCTTATCATCCGTATGACCATCTCACTCCAGTCACATGTTCTGGGTGTTGACATAATAATCTCTAACAGACATAATCTTTATCTCAAGTTGTCGACACAAATTCGGTTAAGAAGTACTGCAGATTCACATCAGCTAATAACAACTTTACAAAtttaattttataaaaacaGACTTGAATGATGTGGCTAAGGCTTCTACATGTGTACAGGTGAACCAATCAGGCCACCGTCACTCATGTGTCAAGAAAATGCAAACGGGAAAAATCACCTAGCTTTTTATTACTGTATATTGAGTGCATATTGTTTAGCCACCACATACCGTATTATCCAAGAAAGTTGGCCACTAAATGTCAAAATTGACTAGATACCATGTCGTCTCTACCTTATCTCAAATTACCACTTTACACACACTTTAATATAGAACAACATATATGATGTGAACCAAAGGCATAAAAGTGAACCAAACGTCATTGTCACTCATGTATTAAGAAAGCAAACAAGAAAAGTGTCACTTTTTGCTTCTACTTAGTGCAAATTGTTTTGCCAACACAATTACATATCATACAAGCCAACAAAGCTGACCGCTAAATGTCGAAATTGACAAGATACCTCGTCATCTCTAGCTTATCCAGCAAAAGGTAGAATATTGCTAGAGCTACATGAGAGTTcatgcctataaataggcctcAAATCAGAAATTAATCCATCACCTACATCTTCAAGACCACTTAGCAACATAGAAAGTGAAACACATTAGCAACTTCATAGCAGCAATGGCAACCAAGATACTTGCCCTCCTTGCGCTCCTTGCTCTTTCAGTGAGCATGGCCACAGCGGTCTTTATCCCACAATGCTCACTAGCTTCTACCGCTGCAACTATTCCACGGTACATCCCACCAGTAACGGCCGTGGGATTTGAAAACCCAATTGTGCAATCCTACAGGCTACAGCAGGCGCTCGTGTCAAGCATCATACCATCAGCCTTGTGGCAGCAACAATCCTCAGCGCATTTGACAGTACAGAGCATCATGGCACAACAACAATTGCAACAGCTTTCGCCTGCATTCAATCTACTAGCCACTGCAAACTCTGCTACCTACTTGCAACAACAGCAGCTTTTTCAAGCACTCAACGAACAGGCTGTAGCTAACACTGTTGCCTACTCGCAGCAACAGATGtctccattcaaccaactcgcTGTTGCAAACCCTGCCGCCATCTTGCAGCAGCAACTATTAACATTGAACCCACTGGGGCCTCGTTTAGATCGCAAGTTtgtataacatttggaactttttgctactgtagcatttttgtttgtatttgacaaattttatctaatcatggtctaactaggcttaaaagattcgtctcgtgatgtacaattaaactgtgcaattaattattttttttacatacatttactgctccatgcatgtgtcccaaaattgatgtgatggagagagagtgtaaaaattataacatttggaaTGCATCTAAACGGGGCCTGGCTGCGGTAAATCCCACCGCCTtcttgcagcagcagcagcagcagcaacagttgTTGCAACTGAACCAACTGGCTGTGACAAACCCTGCCGCATACTTGCAGCAGCCCATCATTGCCAGTTCTCTATTCTAGATTACTTATGAGTTGTACTCAACAATAAAATTTACATGCCGATGTGTGTAACTTTCCGGAAATAATGTAAGTATTGACTGAGATTATCATGTCATATATGCATCCAATTGAGTTTGATAAATGTTTGCGCTATACAGTTGGGGACACTAATACTAAATTATGACCACTCATACATATATCATGAAGTTTTTGAGGGTCATATATCATGAAGTTGGTCGGTAGGTCCGAAAATTTATACTTCACTAGACCTTGTATCCAAGCCATAGGTGCATAACGTATAGTAAGATAGAGAAAATGGATTAACAACACTAATTCTAATAGTGTAGGATGCATGGAAGTATACATGTCTCAAGCATTACCATAGAAATTATTAATTATTATAAAAAACATCATAAGAAAATGAATCATATTAAATATTGTTGAACCCTACTGATTTTCATAATGTTATTTCTCTTTAAAAGAAGTCATTACTTTGCTTTGAATGCCAAGAAAATGCTATACTCAAATAATATCAAACATAGTTTCAATGGATCTAGCAGATTCAATAAGTTTTTAGAGTTTTAGGGACTAGCCTCCGTCTTAAGCAAAACAAAGACCGCCTGTAACTCAATAGAAACAGAAGACGCAAACACCAAGGGGTGCATCCAGCGTGGGGGCACGGGGGCTGGAGACCCCCCTACCCCATGCAGCCCATGGAGGGGCCCCCCACACACCAAAAAAACCCAACAATTTTCAGTTATGagtgaagaagaggaagaaaaaaagaaggaagaagaagaaaaaaaaagagagaagataAGAAGAAGGGAAAAAAACAACATGGGAAATTGAGCTGATGGAAAGGCGGTTGATGCGGTGGCAGTGCCGGTGACTACCGCCCCCACTGCTGATGGCAAGGAGGCTCTGGTGCTGGCAGAAAGGGTTATGTGGCTGCTGCTGAACGATGAGGATGGACGTTACCCGATGGCCAAAAACCCATACTGGCGACGAGAGGCCGGAGCACACGCGCGGCATGGCCTCGCGCCCCAGAGCGTGCACGTAATACACGACTCGGCAAAACGGAAGGCACATAACCATGCTCTACGTATGGAGTGTCCAGCTACGTTCGAGCCAGACTGCCACCGCCTCGCCTATAAAAATGAGCCAATTCATGGTGCCATAGAAACTTTGATGACTTCCTTCTATGCCACAAAATTTTGAGAAGTTCCTTCGGTGCCACGGAAATTTGTTCCATCCCTTCATTGCCATTCCGTTACTATTTCCGTCAATACGCTGTTATCTGATATGTAAAAGGATGATTTTACCCCTGACACCATCTGTCACTGCCCAACTCTTAATTCCATTCTCTCCCCCTCCTCTTCTCGCGTCTGAGTCACGCGCGGTGCAGCCTCAGCCCGTTGCCTCTAGCGCGGCGAGCGAGGCCGGCCATCGCCATGGCGTAAAAGAGTGTAAACAAGCGAACCAAATGTATTAAGAAACTGCAAACAAGATTATCATGTAAACAAGCGAACCAAAGGTCTAGTGAAGTATTGGCTGAGACTATCATGTCATATATGCATCCAGTTGAGTTTGATGAATATTTGTGCCGTACAGTCGGGGACTCTAATACTAAATTATGACCAAACATACATATATCATGAAGTTGGTAGGTAGCTCCAAACATTTATACTTCACTAGACCTTTTATCCACGTCGTACGTGCAGTAAGATAGGGAACATGGGTTAACAACACTAATTTACATGGAAATATATATGTTCTAGTGTTGCTATAGAAATTATTAATTATTATACTGAAAAAACAGTATAAGTAAATGGATCATATTAAATATTATGGAAGCCTACCGATTTTAATTAATCTAATCTCTGTTTAAAAGAAGTCACCACTTTGCTTTCAGTGTCAAGAAAATGTTATATTGAAAGAATATTAAAAACTGTTTTAATGGATCTAGCAGATTCAATAAGTTTAGATTGATTAGGTCCTTTAATAGAACGAAACATGAAAAGATGAAAGAAAATATGGGGAACTGTTTCGATAAATTCCATGCGTTGAGCTGATGGGTCTACTTTTACGGGTACGGCTACATGTCACTTGAGGTGACAGTTGTGAAACCATCACCCGAAGGATATATTAGATGAGCTATCACCAGCCCAATTTTATGTCTATTTTCACACGCTGCGCGATCTGATAATTTTAGCTAAACATGAGAGATTTTGTGCATGCAAAAGAGGACAACGATGATGACATTACCCACATACCTGCAAATTTAAAACTACAAAAGCTATAACTATTAAACCAAGCATCCAAATTAATTTGGGTTGCACCATTATTTTTCTTATGATAAAATCTTTAGAACAAGACCACACTTGCCTATGTTTGCACGATATTTTAAAAAGTATTTTTAATACCAAGTAATTAATTTCAGTTACTGGAAACCAATATTTTAACAGCCCGAACAAATAATTATTTTCTATGAACAAAAAGTTAAACATGACGCACAAATAATACTGTACTATAAACAAAATATTAAACATCTCGAACATTTGATTGTATAGGATAAATAATAGAAAATATATATCGCGAACAAACGAGTCAATATCACCGAACAATTTAGTCTGTAAAGCAAACAAATGATTCGGCTGCGAATAAATTAGTTACACGCAGACAAATAATTTTACATAAAGAAGAACAAATGCATCTATATCGTAAAAAAAGTTATTTCTATAAGTATATATGCACATGCTAAATAAGTTAGCATATGAAGAAAATAAATTATTTCACATAGAGAACCATGTGTCTACAACACCAACAAATTACTGTTACAAATTATTTCACATAGACGTTACGTATCCATCCTGCTGGGCCTCAACTACGCTTCAGCCCAGGTGACAAACGGCCATGGGCTGCAGCCTATTCCAACCTCGGGCCACTTCCCTTCCTCTCCAAATTGCCCGGCTCCGACGGACGGCCGACGTCGGAGTCCGACTCCACGGACGGGGCAGCCTCAGTTCTTaggatatatatagagagagagagatgaggCTACCGCTATCTCCGCATCGatccaccgccgccatcgatcACCACCAGGTACCCAATGCCGCCGGCGATCAGGCCAGGCACGGTTTCGGTGGCCGGGATGGACTGCGGCGTGTCGCCAACGGAGTTCCCCAATCCCAAGAggaaggcggcggaggcggcgctggaCGAGGGTCTCTCCGACGGTGAGGACGCTGCTGCAGTTGTCGCCGTGGCGCCAGCAGATCAGTTGCtggcggcgccgccgcagcagcagggCCAGGGCACCGCGGCGACGGAGGCCTCGGGGCGACCGAAGGCGATCCGAAAAATGTCGCAGGAGTGGATCGACTCTGCGAACGGGTCTCTAGCTAGTTAGATGGCTCCAGTAGTAATTCTCGAGTTCTGGGTCCTCCTCTCCGTAGGAGCGAATTTCAGGCAGACATTAAAAAAATCCCCATCGCTGACGTGGTCAAGATTCAAAGGTTTTCTCGACGGGAAGCCGGTTGCTTCGTCTTAATGAAAAACGGTTGGGGTCGTCATATCCCACCCGGTAGAATTTTTTTAAGGAGTGGATCGACTCCTGCATAAGGTAAAAGAACTCGGATCGTGTACAACTGTTTGTTGGCAATGATCTACCGTTCGTTCGATCATGGCAGACCGGCCGTGTTCGTTTCTTTTTCGTATCCTCCACGGGAAATATAATGTTGGAACAAACAAACAACTATGTTCCTGATATTAGAAATTCAGTATACATGCATGAGGCAACACCAAAGATGCCAAATTACCCTGAAAACCCAAATCTGCTCTACCAAGAACTGTGGTTCTTCAAGCATCAAATACCTATTCCGTTCTACATGGAAGGTATCTTCCAACACACTGCAGCCACATTTGAGTTTGTGCAATGCAAATTTTTAAATATGAATTTGCCATGACGATTATCCTTAGCCATAGTACAAACAAGAAGTACTCACAAATCTCTGAATGGATAGATGGTCTTTTGTAATTTTaactttccctttcttttttccctTTTGTAAACTCTCTTTTTATAttttatacatatatatataaccagTAGCCCCCCTTATGTTCCATAAAAAAACAAATTTGGCAGATAGGGGAACTGCTGGAGCATATCTTTTTTCCAATATTGATAATTTATTGGATAAAGGAAGATGGCTAGATATGCTTTTATTACTTTTTTGTAGTTTGTTTTGCTTGCTTTGTTCTAAAGTTCAATCATTTTACTTCACtagcattattttattgctcATATAGAAAAAGGAAAATTGGTCATCATCTTTCTTTTAGTTTCTACAAATTGTCTTTTATATTTAGGTTCTAGGGTGATTTGGCAGCTTTGGTAACGTCTTTGTGGCGTTGGCACGTCTACATTGACTTGTTACATACCTAGTGTAATTTCATTGTTCCCCTTTGTTATATTTCATTCCCGCTTCTTGATGAGGCGTTTCAGCCATGTATTATTTCAAACCGTCCCCTTGTGAGTGTTACTCGTTCTTTCGTAGTACAATTCACTATTCATTAGTATATTCTCTTCATTTACCATTATTGGGTTTGATTAATTATTCGCTTTGTGTACAATGTACCTGTTATGTGTTTTCAAAATTTTCAAAGTTTTTACGATATTTTGGTTGCCTGTGTGATCAAAATACGCACTCTAGAGTGCCAAGAGTTTAATCTAATGTCATATTTTTCGAGGTTTAGGTACATTTTAGCAAAGTTCAAAAAACTAAACGGTATAATAAATGTTATCGTGCTAGTCATACTACCACAAATACCTTATCACTGTCAGTTTGAACCAGTAATAGCCGTCAGTTGTaggactaggaccagcacaaaTACTTTGTTCATAGCACGAACTTGCATAGATAGTCAAAAACTAAAATCTAACTTTATGCATGATTGCCAAAAGAAAGTCAAAAGGTAAATCAGAGCAAGGATAGTTGGACACTAAATCTAGCTTTTATTGTTTTTCCTAAATGTAATTAGATTGTTTGGACACTGAGGTCCTCTTTGGATGGGCTAAAGATAATTTTTAGCAAAGGCTAAGCATTATCTTGTTAAAAATTAGTTGGCGAGAATTAGCAATATGCTGTTTAGATTAAGTGCTAATAAATCGCTAATAGATTGCTGAGAATCTATTAGCGTAGATTACTCACCCTCAATCGACTAATGGGCTAACAACTAGGAAGGGAGTTTGCTAAAAATAAGTCCACCTTTTAGCAATATGTTTGGATCAGATAATGCTAATTAGTGGCTGGATAAAAATTAGCAATGGAATCCAAACACCTTAAAAAAACCGAGAAATTGCGTTGCTAAACAGTCGGCTATCAAGTAGAAATTCAGCCTCAAAGAAATATCTACGCAGAAAAACATAATCTGCTGGAGAACAGAAAAAAGGCTCAAACCAAAAAAAAGCACGGCCCATAAACGTATTTTGGCCCAGCGGGGCATGGTGGAGCCGGCGATGCTATCGACAACCCATGTGTGCTTGAACCCCCAGGATTGATCTCCACTCtccccgaccccgccgccgcccgcgccggcggTTCCGCCATCGCCTTTCCCACAGCGTGCCCACGGCTCACAACCGTCGCCGCgctgccctcctccgcccaCGCCATGCTAGGGTCTTCCAGGCAACAGATGCGCCAGGGATGGGGCCGTTGAGCGCCATGCCAAGTGCCGACGTGTGGATTCCTTGGGGTGACCTCTCCGATTATTTGACAGCCACCCAGGCCACCGTCCGAGAATCTTTGGTCTAGGTAAATTAGGCTTCATCTCACTCACCTTTATTCTCCTTTGAAGATGAACTATGCACATTGTTGGTTATTTGCTTAAATGCACATCTATTTGTTAGTACATGAAGAAAAAGATGCAAAATTGTCCACTATAATCTGTTTTGAAGCACTGTGTGATGTTCATTGTGCTCAAACTGATGCGATTGTTCGATCTACTTTCCTAGGCACTCCGTGGTTTCCACTCTGTAAATTATAGTTTCAGTTAGTGGCTTAGTGCATCTCATGCTGATTTCCGAATATTTGGTGCTATGTGAGTGTGTGTCCTACTTTTGTGAAATGCTGGAGATATAAGTATTTTGACATGTTTAGGCTCTCCATGTAGCTCTGAATGTCCTGCACACAGGAGCACGTCTGAGGGGTTGCAGGGACAATATCCACTGATCAAACACTGGAATGCAGGATTTTGCTGATGGTGAACAGGATTGATGCACAGATTTGGCTTTGTGGTTGAGGAAAAGGCTAGCTTTTTGCGGGTAATAGGTGATGAGGGAGCTGGCAGTAAGGGATCGAAGGCTCAATGAAGGAGCAATGGGTAGGGGTGTAGGACAGTGGGTGCAGGTGTGGTGCCTTCCTGCCATTCTGCTTCCTTCCAGATTTCTAGCTTTCCTCTCACCTAGTAAGGGTCTGTTTGGGACTGCTCTGCTTCACAAATTGCAGCTCAGCTTCATGAACTTCACAGCAGAGCAGCTCAGTTTTAAAGTTGCAGAGTTTTTGAAAATATTTGGCTAGCAGACCAACTTCAGCTTCAGAAAAAAGAGATTCAGAttggccgcccgcgccgcccctgctagccgcgccgcccgcgcccgccgcgccccccgcgccgccgcgcccaccgcgccgcccgcgccccacgcgcccgccgcgccgtcgcccgcACCGTGGAGGAAGCAGAGGGATGGGAACAGGGGGAGGAAGATgggggggggcgcgggcgggatAGAACGGATAGAAGAAAAATATTTCAGGTGTGTAATCAGTGGTATTGGTGGGTAATTTTCCCCCAACTTCACGAGGGAGTTCAAAACGGCCACTCGTGAAGTACCCTTTTGGCTGCTTCATGGATTTCGTGAAGTTGGGGCCAACTTCACGTTTTTTGGCTCACGAGGGAGTTCAAAACGGCCACTCGTGAAGTACCCTTTTGGCTGCTTCATGGATTTCGTGAAGTTGGGGCCAACTTCACGTTTTTTGGTGAAGCtgagctggtgaagctgagagtGTTTGGCTGCAGTTTCGCGAAGCGAAATCAAATTTCGTGAAGTGAAGCAgtcccaaacaggccctaagtcATACTTTCTAGCATTCTAGCTTTCCAGCTCTGTGACTTTGCACCAGATGTATC
Above is a genomic segment from Panicum hallii strain FIL2 chromosome 8, PHallii_v3.1, whole genome shotgun sequence containing:
- the LOC112903160 gene encoding kafirin PSKR2-like, with protein sequence MATKILALLALLALSVSMATAVFIPQCSLASTAATIPRYIPPVTAVGFENPIVQSYRLQQALVSSIIPSALWQQQSSAHLTVQSIMAQQQLQQLSPAFNLLATANSATYLQQQQLFQALNEQAVANTVAYSQQQMSPFNQLAVANPAAILQQQLLTLNPLAAVNPTAFLQQQQQQQQLLQLNQLAVTNPAAYLQQPIIASSLF